From a region of the Mycobacterium intracellulare ATCC 13950 genome:
- a CDS encoding mycofactocin-coupled SDR family oxidoreductase, giving the protein MSQSLSGKVALITGAARGQGRAHAVRLAAEGADIIAVDLAGPLPPSVPYDSPTSDDLAETARLVSEGGRRVVTAEADIRDLDALSAAVDKGVGELGRLDVIVANAGICSPAPWDQITAQAFRDTIDTNVIGTWNTVMAGVRHIIDGGRGGSIILIGSAAGIKMQSFMIHYTASKHAVVGMARAFAAELGRYNIRVNSLNPGAVATPMGTGRMREALQAAADDYPHLRGMHKPLLPEGIAQPEDIADAVAWLASDQSRLVTATQVSVDIGVGYV; this is encoded by the coding sequence ATGAGCCAGTCACTCTCGGGAAAGGTCGCGCTGATCACCGGCGCCGCGCGCGGGCAGGGCCGGGCACACGCCGTGCGTCTTGCGGCCGAGGGCGCCGACATCATCGCGGTCGATCTCGCCGGGCCGCTGCCGCCGAGCGTCCCCTACGACTCGCCGACGTCCGACGATCTGGCCGAAACCGCACGGCTGGTGAGCGAAGGCGGCCGGCGGGTCGTCACCGCCGAGGCCGACATCCGCGATCTTGACGCGCTGTCCGCCGCCGTGGACAAGGGGGTCGGCGAGCTGGGCCGGCTCGACGTCATCGTCGCCAACGCCGGGATCTGCAGCCCCGCGCCCTGGGATCAGATCACCGCGCAGGCGTTCCGAGACACCATCGACACCAACGTGATCGGCACCTGGAACACCGTGATGGCGGGGGTGCGGCACATCATTGACGGCGGCCGCGGCGGCTCGATCATCCTCATCGGTTCGGCGGCCGGCATCAAGATGCAGTCGTTCATGATCCATTACACCGCAAGCAAACACGCGGTCGTGGGGATGGCGCGGGCGTTCGCCGCCGAGCTCGGCCGGTACAACATCCGCGTCAACAGCCTCAACCCCGGCGCCGTCGCCACCCCGATGGGCACCGGCCGGATGCGGGAAGCGTTACAGGCCGCCGCCGACGACTACCCACACCTGCGGGGCATGCACAAACCGCTGCTGCCCGAGGGCATCGCGCAGCCCGAGGACATCGCCGACGCCGTGGCCTGGCTGGCCTCCGACCAATCCAGATTGGTGACCGCGACCCAGGTGTCGGTCGACATCGGCGTCGGGTACGTGTGA
- a CDS encoding SDR family NAD(P)-dependent oxidoreductase yields MRGLTGKTFVVAGGATGIGAATAERLATEGARVAIGDNNIAGAAATAQRIVSAGGRAIAVEFDLADEQSVRRLVETTLDEFGAIDGLHNVGADLSEGNLGRDTTILDTDMDVWQRTLDVNLLGYVRTIRAVLPHLLARGGGSIVNTSSGAALGSDPMHVAYGASKAAVNHLTRHVAVNWGKHNIRSNGVMPGLVMGETQERQNDVALQQAFLTFGKTSRLGKPDDLAAITAFLLSDEAEWITGQVWYIGGGSHLRQ; encoded by the coding sequence ATGCGCGGCCTGACCGGCAAGACATTTGTGGTCGCCGGGGGCGCCACCGGGATCGGCGCGGCCACCGCCGAACGCCTCGCCACCGAAGGCGCCCGTGTTGCCATCGGCGACAACAACATTGCGGGCGCCGCCGCCACCGCGCAGCGCATCGTGTCGGCCGGCGGCCGCGCGATCGCCGTCGAGTTCGACCTCGCCGACGAGCAGTCGGTGCGGCGCCTCGTCGAGACGACGCTCGACGAGTTCGGGGCCATCGACGGCCTGCACAACGTGGGCGCCGATCTGTCCGAGGGAAACCTGGGACGCGACACCACGATTCTCGACACCGACATGGACGTCTGGCAGCGCACGCTCGACGTCAACCTGCTCGGGTACGTCCGCACGATCCGCGCGGTCCTGCCGCACCTGCTCGCCCGGGGTGGGGGCAGCATCGTGAACACCTCGTCGGGCGCCGCGCTGGGCAGCGACCCCATGCACGTCGCCTACGGCGCCTCGAAGGCGGCGGTGAACCACCTGACCCGGCACGTGGCCGTCAACTGGGGCAAACACAACATCCGCAGCAACGGGGTCATGCCGGGCCTGGTGATGGGCGAGACCCAGGAGCGCCAAAACGACGTCGCGCTCCAGCAGGCCTTCCTGACGTTCGGCAAGACCAGCCGGCTGGGCAAGCCGGACGACCTCGCGGCGATCACCGCGTTCCTGCTGTCCGACGAGGCCGAGTGGATCACCGGCCAGGTGTGGTACATCGGCGGCGGGTCGCACCTGCGGCAGTAG
- a CDS encoding heavy-metal-associated domain-containing protein produces the protein MPTSEYRVSGMSCAHCEAAVQGEVAGIPGVDGVTVSADTGRLVVTSAVPIDAEAVLAAVDEAGFQAVLVA, from the coding sequence ATGCCCACCAGCGAATATCGGGTGAGCGGGATGAGCTGCGCGCACTGCGAGGCCGCCGTCCAGGGCGAGGTCGCCGGGATTCCCGGCGTCGACGGCGTGACGGTCAGCGCCGACACCGGCCGGCTCGTCGTCACCAGCGCGGTGCCCATCGACGCGGAAGCCGTCCTCGCCGCGGTCGACGAGGCGGGCTTCCAGGCCGTCCTGGTCGCATGA